The following proteins are encoded in a genomic region of Streptomyces sp. NBC_01723:
- the guaB gene encoding IMP dehydrogenase produces MTANVDGVPGKFATLGLTYDDVLLLPGASAVLPNAVDTSSRISRNVRVNIPLLSAAMDKVTESRMAISMARQGGVGVLHRNLSIEDQANQVDLVKRSESGMVANPITIHPDATLAEADALCAKFRISGVPVTDEAGRLLGIVTNRDMAFESERSRQVREVMTPMPLVTGQVGISGVEAMELLRRHKIEKLPLVDGDGVLKGLITVKDFVKAEQYPHAAKDAEGRLIVGAAVGASPEALDRAQALAEAGVDFLVVDTSHGHNSNALSWMSKIKSSVGIDVVGGNVATRDGAQALIDAGVDGIKVGVGPGSICTTRVVAGIGVPQVTAIYEASLAARPAGVPLIGDGGLQYSGDIGKALAAGADTVMLGSLLAGCEESPGELQFINGKQFKSYRGMGSLGAMQSRGQGKSFSKDRYFQAEVASDDKLVPEGIEGQVPYRGPLGNVLHQLVGGLRQTMGYVGAGTIEEMESKGRFVRITSAGLKESHPHDIQMTVEAPNYSRSK; encoded by the coding sequence ATGACTGCCAACGTCGACGGAGTGCCCGGAAAATTCGCGACACTCGGGCTGACCTACGACGACGTGCTGCTGCTGCCGGGCGCCTCCGCGGTGCTCCCGAACGCGGTCGACACCTCGTCCCGCATCTCCCGCAACGTGCGGGTCAACATCCCGCTGCTCTCGGCGGCGATGGACAAGGTGACCGAATCCCGCATGGCGATCTCCATGGCCCGCCAGGGCGGTGTCGGCGTCCTGCACCGGAACCTGTCCATCGAGGACCAGGCCAACCAGGTCGACCTGGTCAAGCGCTCCGAGTCCGGCATGGTGGCCAACCCCATCACCATCCACCCGGACGCCACCCTCGCCGAGGCCGACGCGCTGTGCGCCAAGTTCCGCATCAGCGGCGTACCCGTCACCGACGAGGCGGGCAGGCTGCTCGGCATCGTCACCAACCGCGACATGGCCTTCGAGAGCGAGCGCTCCCGGCAGGTGCGCGAGGTCATGACGCCGATGCCGCTGGTCACCGGCCAGGTCGGCATCTCCGGCGTCGAGGCCATGGAGCTGCTGCGCCGCCACAAGATCGAGAAGCTTCCGCTGGTCGACGGCGACGGTGTCCTGAAGGGCCTGATCACGGTCAAGGACTTCGTGAAGGCCGAGCAGTACCCGCACGCCGCGAAGGACGCGGAGGGCCGCCTGATCGTCGGCGCCGCCGTGGGTGCCAGCCCCGAGGCGCTCGACCGTGCCCAGGCGCTCGCCGAGGCCGGGGTGGACTTCCTGGTCGTCGACACCTCGCACGGCCACAACAGCAACGCCCTGAGCTGGATGTCGAAGATCAAGTCGAGCGTCGGCATCGACGTCGTCGGCGGCAACGTCGCCACGCGTGACGGTGCCCAGGCGCTGATCGACGCGGGTGTCGACGGCATCAAGGTGGGCGTGGGCCCCGGCTCCATCTGCACCACCCGCGTCGTCGCCGGCATCGGTGTCCCGCAGGTCACGGCGATCTACGAGGCCTCCCTCGCCGCCCGGCCCGCCGGAGTCCCGCTGATCGGCGACGGTGGCCTGCAGTACTCCGGCGACATCGGCAAGGCGCTGGCCGCCGGTGCCGACACGGTGATGCTGGGCAGCCTGCTCGCGGGCTGCGAGGAGTCGCCGGGCGAGCTGCAGTTCATCAACGGCAAGCAGTTCAAGTCGTACCGCGGCATGGGCTCGCTGGGCGCCATGCAGTCCCGCGGCCAGGGCAAGTCGTTCTCGAAGGACCGCTACTTCCAGGCCGAGGTGGCCTCCGACGACAAGCTCGTGCCCGAGGGCATCGAGGGCCAGGTGCCCTACCGCGGCCCGCTGGGCAACGTGCTGCACCAGCTCGTCGGCGGTCTGCGCCAGACCATGGGCTACGTGGGCGCCGGCACCATCGAGGAGATGGAGTCCAAGGGCCGGTTCGTGCGGATCACCTCCGCCGGCCTCAAGGAGAGCCACCCGCACGACATCCAGATGACGGTCGAAGCACCGAACTACAGCCGCAGCAAGTAG
- the groL gene encoding chaperonin GroEL (60 kDa chaperone family; promotes refolding of misfolded polypeptides especially under stressful conditions; forms two stacked rings of heptamers to form a barrel-shaped 14mer; ends can be capped by GroES; misfolded proteins enter the barrel where they are refolded when GroES binds) — MAKILKFDEDARRALERGVNKLADTVKVTIGPKGRNVVIDKKFGAPTITNDGVTIAREVEVEDPYENLGAQLVKEVATKTNDIAGDGTTTATVLAQALVREGLKNVAAGASPALLKKGIDAAVAAVSEDLLATARPIDEKSDIAAVAALSAQDQQVGELIAEAMDKVGKDGVITVEESNTFGLELDFTEGMAFDKGYLSPYFVTDQERMEAVLEDPYILINQGKISSIADLLPLLEKVIQANASKPLLIIAEDLEGEALSTLVVNKIRGTFNAVAVKAPGFGDRRKAMLQDMAVLTGATVISEEVGLKLDQVGLDVLGTARRITVTKDDTTIVDGAGKRDEVEGRINQIKAEIESTDSDWDREKLQERLAKLAGGVCVIKVGAATEVELKERKHRLEDAISATRAAVEEGIVSGGGSALVHAVKVLDGNLGKTGDEATGVAVVRRAAVEPLRWIAENAGLEGYVITSKVAELDKGQGFNAATGEYGDLVKAGVIDPVKVTRSALENAASIASLLLTTETLVVEKKEEEPAEAGHGHGHAH; from the coding sequence ATGGCGAAGATCCTGAAGTTCGACGAGGACGCCCGTCGCGCCCTCGAGCGCGGCGTCAACAAGCTCGCCGACACCGTGAAGGTGACGATCGGCCCCAAGGGCCGCAACGTCGTCATCGACAAGAAGTTCGGCGCCCCCACCATCACCAACGACGGCGTCACCATCGCCCGCGAGGTCGAGGTCGAGGACCCGTACGAGAACCTCGGCGCCCAGCTGGTGAAGGAGGTGGCGACCAAGACCAACGACATCGCGGGTGACGGCACCACCACCGCCACCGTGCTCGCCCAGGCGCTGGTCCGCGAGGGCCTGAAGAACGTCGCCGCCGGCGCCTCCCCGGCGCTGCTGAAGAAGGGCATCGACGCGGCCGTCGCCGCCGTGTCCGAGGACCTCCTCGCCACGGCACGGCCGATCGACGAGAAGTCCGACATCGCCGCCGTCGCCGCGCTGTCCGCCCAGGACCAGCAGGTCGGCGAGCTGATCGCCGAGGCGATGGACAAGGTCGGCAAGGACGGTGTCATCACCGTCGAGGAGTCCAACACCTTCGGTCTGGAGCTGGACTTCACCGAGGGCATGGCCTTCGACAAGGGCTACCTGTCGCCGTACTTCGTGACGGACCAGGAGCGCATGGAGGCCGTCCTCGAAGACCCGTACATCCTGATCAACCAGGGCAAGATCTCCTCCATCGCGGACCTGCTGCCGCTGCTGGAGAAGGTCATCCAGGCCAACGCCTCCAAGCCGCTGCTGATCATCGCCGAGGACCTGGAGGGCGAGGCGCTCTCCACCCTCGTCGTCAACAAGATCCGCGGCACCTTCAACGCCGTCGCGGTGAAGGCCCCGGGCTTCGGCGACCGTCGCAAGGCGATGCTCCAGGACATGGCGGTCCTCACCGGCGCCACGGTCATCTCCGAGGAGGTCGGCCTCAAGCTCGACCAGGTCGGCCTGGACGTGCTCGGCACCGCCCGCCGCATCACCGTCACCAAGGACGACACCACGATCGTCGACGGTGCCGGCAAGCGCGACGAGGTCGAGGGCCGCATCAACCAGATCAAGGCCGAGATCGAGTCCACGGACTCCGACTGGGACCGCGAGAAGCTCCAGGAGCGCCTCGCGAAGCTGGCCGGCGGCGTGTGCGTGATCAAGGTCGGCGCCGCCACCGAGGTGGAGCTGAAGGAGCGCAAGCACCGTCTGGAGGACGCCATCTCCGCGACCCGCGCCGCGGTCGAGGAGGGCATCGTCTCCGGTGGTGGCTCCGCGCTGGTCCACGCCGTCAAGGTGCTGGACGGCAACCTCGGCAAGACCGGCGACGAGGCCACGGGTGTCGCGGTCGTCCGCCGCGCCGCCGTCGAGCCGCTGCGCTGGATCGCCGAGAACGCCGGCCTGGAGGGCTACGTCATCACCTCCAAGGTCGCCGAGCTGGACAAGGGCCAGGGCTTCAACGCCGCCACCGGCGAGTACGGCGACCTGGTCAAGGCCGGCGTCATCGACCCGGTGAAGGTCACCCGCTCCGCCCTGGAGAACGCGGCCTCCATCGCCTCCCTCCTCCTGACGACCGAGACCCTGGTCGTCGAGAAGAAGGAAGAGGAGCCGGCCGAGGCGGGCCACGGCCACGGCCACGCCCACTGA
- a CDS encoding WhiB family transcriptional regulator encodes MADFSRLPGPNADLWDWQLLAACRGVDSSLFFHPEGERGAARSARENSAKEVCMRCPVRAECAAHALAVREPYGVWGGLTEDEREELMGRARHRLVSASASGPAGGDESAHH; translated from the coding sequence ATGGCAGATTTCTCCCGCCTTCCAGGACCGAACGCGGACCTGTGGGACTGGCAGCTCCTGGCTGCGTGCCGCGGGGTGGACAGCTCGCTCTTCTTCCATCCGGAGGGCGAACGCGGTGCGGCACGGAGTGCTCGTGAGAACTCGGCCAAGGAGGTCTGCATGAGATGCCCGGTCCGCGCCGAGTGCGCGGCGCACGCGCTGGCGGTGCGTGAGCCGTACGGCGTGTGGGGCGGGCTGACCGAGGACGAGCGCGAGGAGCTCATGGGACGGGCGCGCCACCGCCTGGTGTCGGCGTCGGCGTCCGGACCGGCCGGCGGGGACGAGTCCGCCCACCACTGA
- a CDS encoding SDR family NAD(P)-dependent oxidoreductase, whose protein sequence is MTTALITGSTAGIGAAFARRLAADGHNLVLVARDTKRLHEQATELHDRHGIEAEVLTADLSTDAGIEAVASRLGERRHPVDLLINNAGFGNKGKFLDVSMADELTMLKVHCEAVLRLTSAAVEAMRERGRGGVVNVASVAAFVPRGTYGASKAWVVQFTQGVAKDLAGSGVRLMALAPGFVRTEFHERAGMGTDNIPNWMWLDADKVVAAALDDLSRGKSLSIPDPRYKTLMGAAKLVPRGMLGGISSRTGRKYGPQ, encoded by the coding sequence ATGACAACGGCATTGATTACGGGATCGACGGCGGGCATCGGCGCCGCGTTCGCCCGCCGGCTGGCGGCCGACGGACACAACCTGGTGCTGGTGGCCCGCGACACCAAGCGGCTGCACGAACAGGCCACCGAGCTGCACGACCGGCACGGCATCGAGGCGGAGGTGCTGACGGCCGACCTGTCCACGGACGCCGGCATCGAGGCGGTGGCCTCCCGGCTGGGCGAGCGCAGGCACCCCGTCGACCTGCTGATCAACAACGCCGGCTTCGGCAACAAGGGCAAGTTCCTCGACGTCTCCATGGCCGACGAGCTGACCATGCTCAAGGTGCACTGCGAGGCGGTGCTGCGGCTGACCTCGGCGGCGGTGGAGGCGATGCGGGAGCGCGGCCGCGGCGGCGTCGTCAACGTGGCCTCGGTCGCCGCCTTCGTACCGCGCGGCACCTACGGCGCGTCCAAGGCGTGGGTCGTGCAGTTCACCCAGGGTGTGGCGAAGGACCTGGCCGGCAGCGGCGTACGCCTGATGGCCCTGGCCCCCGGCTTCGTCCGCACGGAGTTCCACGAGCGGGCCGGCATGGGCACGGACAACATCCCGAACTGGATGTGGCTCGACGCGGACAAGGTCGTCGCGGCCGCCCTGGACGACCTCTCCCGAGGCAAGTCCCTCTCGATCCCGGACCCCCGCTACAAGACCCTGATGGGCGCGGCGAAGCTGGTACCGCGGGGAATGCTGGGCGGGATCAGCTCACGGACAGGGCGCAAGTACGGGCCGCAGTAG
- a CDS encoding sigma-70 family RNA polymerase sigma factor, translated as MRDDEAPRDQGTVGGLVHRAVDGDEQATHDLLAHVHPLALRYCRTRLSRLPGDARHFVEDLAQEVCVAVLLALPRYKDTGRPFEAFVFAIAAHKVADLQRAAMRHPGSTVVPSDEMPERPDDSLGPEERALLNSDAAWAKKLLANLPENQRELLLLRIAVGLTAEETGQMLGMSPGAVRVAQHRALSRLRALAEQ; from the coding sequence ATGCGTGACGACGAGGCGCCCCGCGACCAGGGGACGGTCGGTGGGCTCGTCCACCGCGCCGTCGACGGGGACGAGCAGGCCACGCACGACCTGCTCGCCCATGTCCACCCCCTGGCGCTGCGCTACTGCCGTACCCGTCTGTCGCGCCTGCCCGGCGACGCCCGCCACTTCGTCGAGGACCTCGCCCAGGAGGTCTGCGTCGCGGTGCTGCTCGCGCTGCCCCGCTACAAGGACACCGGCCGGCCCTTCGAGGCGTTCGTCTTCGCCATCGCCGCCCACAAGGTCGCCGACCTCCAGCGCGCGGCGATGCGCCACCCCGGCTCGACCGTCGTCCCGTCCGACGAGATGCCCGAGCGGCCGGACGACTCCCTGGGCCCGGAGGAGCGCGCGCTGCTCAACAGCGATGCCGCCTGGGCCAAGAAACTGCTGGCCAACCTGCCCGAGAACCAGCGTGAGCTGCTCCTGCTGCGCATCGCGGTCGGGCTCACGGCCGAGGAGACCGGCCAGATGTTGGGAATGTCACCCGGTGCCGTGCGGGTCGCCCAGCATCGGGCGCTGAGCCGATTGCGGGCGCTGGCGGAGCAGTGA
- a CDS encoding response regulator transcription factor, whose protein sequence is MTSVLVCDDSPLAREALRRAVATVPGVERVTTAANGEEVLRRWGADRSDLILMDVRMPGLGGVETVRRLLSADPGARIIMLTVAEDLDGVALAVAAGARGYLHKDASRAELRATVTQALADPTWRLAPRRLRSAEMGAAPTLTAREIQVLEGMSHGRSNAEIGRELFLSEDTVKTHARRLFKKLGASDRAHAVALGFRWGLVR, encoded by the coding sequence ATGACTTCCGTCCTCGTCTGCGACGACTCCCCGCTTGCCCGAGAGGCGCTGCGCCGCGCGGTGGCGACCGTGCCCGGCGTCGAGCGCGTGACGACGGCCGCCAACGGCGAGGAAGTCCTCCGCCGCTGGGGTGCCGACCGCTCGGACCTGATCCTGATGGACGTGCGCATGCCCGGCCTGGGCGGCGTCGAGACCGTCCGGCGGCTGCTGTCCGCCGACCCCGGGGCGCGCATCATCATGCTCACCGTCGCCGAGGACCTGGACGGCGTGGCCCTCGCGGTCGCCGCCGGTGCCCGCGGCTATCTGCACAAGGACGCCTCGCGCGCCGAGCTGCGCGCCACCGTCACCCAGGCCCTCGCCGACCCGACCTGGCGGCTCGCCCCGCGCCGGCTGCGCTCGGCCGAGATGGGCGCCGCGCCCACGCTCACCGCGCGTGAGATCCAGGTCCTGGAGGGCATGAGCCACGGCCGGTCCAACGCGGAGATCGGCCGCGAGCTGTTCCTCTCCGAGGACACCGTCAAGACCCACGCCCGGCGGCTCTTCAAGAAGCTCGGCGCCTCGGACCGCGCGCACGCCGTGGCGCTCGGCTTCCGGTGGGGCCTGGTCCGCTAG
- a CDS encoding GuaB3 family IMP dehydrogenase-related protein, producing the protein MTEIEIGRGKRGRRAYAFDDIAVVPSRRTRDPKEVSIAWQIDAYRFELPFLAAPMDSVVSPATAIRIGELGGLGVLNLEGLWTRHEDPQPLLDEIAGLDAETATRRLQEIYAAPIKEELIGQRIKEVRDSGVVTAAALSPQRTAQFSKAVVDAGVDIFVIRGTTVSAEHVSGSHEPLNLKQFIYELDVPVIVGGCATYTAALHLMRTGAAGVLVGFGGGAAHTTRNVLGIQVPMATAVADVAAARRDYMDESGGRYVHVIADGGVGWSGDLPKAIACGADSVMMGSPLARATDAPGKGNHWGMEAVNEELPRGKKVDLGTVGTIEEILTGPSHTPDGSMNFFGALRRAMATTGYSELKEFQRVEVTVADSQHRR; encoded by the coding sequence GTGACTGAGATCGAGATCGGGCGCGGCAAGCGCGGCCGCCGGGCGTACGCCTTCGACGACATCGCCGTCGTCCCCAGCCGCCGTACGCGGGACCCGAAGGAGGTCTCGATCGCCTGGCAGATCGACGCCTACCGCTTCGAGCTGCCGTTCCTGGCCGCTCCCATGGACTCGGTCGTCTCCCCGGCCACCGCCATCCGCATCGGCGAGCTGGGCGGCCTCGGCGTGCTCAACCTCGAAGGGCTCTGGACCCGGCACGAGGACCCGCAGCCGCTGCTCGACGAGATCGCCGGTCTCGACGCGGAGACCGCGACCCGCCGCCTCCAGGAGATCTACGCGGCTCCCATCAAGGAGGAGCTGATCGGGCAGCGCATCAAGGAGGTGCGCGACTCGGGCGTGGTCACCGCCGCCGCGCTCTCCCCGCAGCGCACCGCTCAGTTCTCCAAGGCCGTCGTGGACGCGGGCGTGGACATCTTCGTCATCCGCGGTACGACGGTCTCGGCGGAGCACGTCTCCGGCTCGCACGAGCCGCTGAACCTGAAGCAGTTCATCTACGAGCTGGACGTCCCGGTCATCGTCGGCGGCTGCGCCACCTACACCGCCGCCCTGCACCTGATGCGCACCGGCGCGGCGGGCGTCCTCGTCGGCTTCGGCGGCGGCGCCGCCCACACCACGCGCAACGTGCTGGGCATCCAGGTGCCCATGGCGACGGCGGTGGCGGACGTGGCCGCGGCCCGCCGCGACTACATGGACGAGTCCGGCGGCCGGTACGTGCACGTCATCGCTGACGGCGGCGTCGGCTGGTCCGGCGACCTGCCCAAGGCCATCGCCTGCGGCGCCGACTCCGTCATGATGGGCTCCCCGCTGGCCCGCGCCACCGACGCGCCGGGCAAGGGCAACCACTGGGGCATGGAGGCCGTCAACGAGGAGCTGCCCCGCGGCAAGAAGGTCGACCTCGGCACGGTCGGCACCATAGAGGAGATCCTCACCGGCCCGTCCCACACCCCGGACGGCTCGATGAACTTCTTCGGGGCGCTGCGCCGCGCGATGGCCACGACCGGTTACAGCGAGCTGAAGGAGTTCCAGCGGGTCGAGGTCACCGTGGCGGACTCGCAGCACCGGCGGTAA
- a CDS encoding nucleotide sugar dehydrogenase, giving the protein MPADLAVIGLGPYGLPLAQAAVAAGIPTLGYKTGPEAGPLSPAELRRMLAAGFRTAAGPAEVGRVRTAVICAPTPPAPDGGLDLTQVEAAARTLAAHMRPHTTVILESPVRPGTTEEFLRPILEQGSGLRAGRDFHLAYSPSRVDPGNRDFTPANTPKVIGGLTPACTESAAAFYGRLTDKVVRARGPREAETVQLLETNFRHVNIALVNEMAVLCDDLGVDLWDVLRCAETKPFGFQAFRPGPGVGGHSVPQDLTGQAPHSLRMVEVAQRVNAQMPRYVVQRAAALLNEHGKSARGARVLLLGVTYKADLADQQATPAEEIATRLMGLGAAVSYHDPHIPSWNVAERPVPRADSLYEAAADADLTILLQQHRTYDLQGLSVKAQLLLDTRGATPTGAAHRL; this is encoded by the coding sequence ATGCCCGCAGATCTCGCCGTCATCGGACTCGGCCCGTACGGCCTGCCCCTGGCCCAGGCCGCCGTCGCCGCCGGCATCCCCACCCTCGGCTACAAGACCGGCCCCGAGGCCGGCCCCCTCTCCCCAGCCGAGCTGCGCCGGATGCTCGCGGCGGGCTTCCGCACCGCCGCGGGACCGGCCGAGGTGGGCCGGGTGCGCACCGCGGTCATCTGCGCGCCCACCCCGCCGGCGCCGGACGGCGGCCTGGACCTGACCCAGGTCGAGGCCGCTGCCCGCACGCTCGCCGCCCACATGCGCCCGCACACCACGGTGATCCTGGAGTCGCCGGTGCGCCCGGGGACCACGGAGGAGTTCCTGCGCCCGATCCTGGAGCAGGGCTCCGGGCTGCGCGCGGGCCGCGACTTCCACCTCGCCTACTCCCCCAGCCGCGTCGACCCCGGCAACCGCGACTTCACGCCCGCCAACACTCCGAAGGTCATCGGCGGCCTCACCCCGGCCTGCACCGAGTCGGCCGCCGCCTTCTACGGCCGCCTCACCGACAAGGTGGTCCGCGCGCGAGGCCCCCGGGAGGCTGAGACGGTGCAGCTCCTGGAGACCAACTTCCGCCACGTCAACATCGCCCTCGTCAACGAGATGGCCGTCCTCTGCGACGACCTCGGCGTCGACCTGTGGGACGTGCTGCGCTGCGCCGAGACCAAGCCCTTCGGCTTCCAGGCCTTCCGCCCCGGCCCCGGCGTCGGCGGCCACTCCGTCCCCCAGGACCTGACCGGCCAGGCCCCCCACAGCCTGCGCATGGTGGAGGTCGCCCAGCGGGTCAACGCGCAGATGCCCCGCTACGTCGTCCAGCGCGCCGCCGCCCTCCTCAACGAGCACGGCAAGTCCGCGCGCGGCGCCCGCGTCCTGCTCCTCGGCGTCACCTACAAGGCCGACCTCGCCGACCAGCAGGCCACCCCGGCCGAGGAGATCGCGACCCGCCTGATGGGGCTGGGCGCCGCCGTCAGCTACCACGACCCGCACATCCCATCCTGGAACGTCGCGGAGCGCCCGGTCCCCCGCGCGGACTCCCTCTACGAGGCGGCCGCCGACGCCGACCTGACGATCCTCCTCCAGCAGCACCGCACGTACGACCTCCAGGGCCTGTCGGTGAAGGCCCAGCTCCTGCTGGACACGCGCGGGGCGACGCCCACGGGGGCGGCGCACCGGCTCTGA
- a CDS encoding MOSC domain-containing protein — MKLLSVNLGRAKTVPYTDHPEGVTGIDKRPADGPVRVAAPGPTGVGASGLAGDTVCDTRHHGGEDQAVYAVAREDLDDWERELGRALPSGSFGENLTTTGLDVSGTLIGERWRVGPDLLLEVTSGRIPCRTFQGHMGEQRWVKRFTEKAAPGAYFRVVEPGEIRAGDPVRIVHRPDHEVTVALQFRAVTTQRELLPQLLAAGGALHPEALAQARKYVARYGG, encoded by the coding sequence ATGAAGCTTCTGTCTGTCAACCTCGGCCGCGCGAAGACCGTGCCGTACACGGACCACCCGGAGGGCGTCACCGGCATCGACAAGCGCCCGGCCGACGGCCCCGTGCGGGTGGCGGCGCCCGGGCCGACGGGCGTCGGGGCGAGCGGGCTGGCCGGCGACACGGTGTGCGACACCCGTCACCACGGCGGCGAGGACCAGGCGGTCTACGCGGTGGCCCGCGAGGACCTGGACGACTGGGAACGCGAACTGGGCCGTGCGCTGCCCAGCGGCTCGTTCGGCGAGAACCTCACCACCACGGGCCTGGACGTCTCCGGCACCTTGATCGGCGAGCGCTGGCGGGTCGGTCCCGACCTGCTCCTCGAAGTGACCTCCGGGCGCATCCCCTGCCGCACCTTCCAGGGCCACATGGGTGAGCAGCGCTGGGTGAAGCGCTTCACGGAGAAGGCCGCGCCGGGCGCGTACTTCCGGGTGGTGGAGCCCGGCGAGATACGGGCGGGCGACCCGGTCCGCATCGTGCACCGGCCCGACCACGAGGTGACGGTGGCCCTGCAGTTCCGGGCCGTCACCACCCAGCGGGAGCTGCTGCCGCAGCTGCTCGCGGCGGGCGGGGCGCTGCACCCGGAGGCGCTGGCGCAGGCGCGGAAGTACGTGGCGAGGTACGGCGGCTGA
- a CDS encoding LysR family transcriptional regulator translates to MIEARHLRVLRAVASTGSFSAAGRELGCTQPAVSQQMKALESSVGTPLLVRTGREMRLTQAGEALVRHAAGIIAGLTAAEEEVAAIAGLRAGRVRLVSFPSGSSALVPNALAALRAAHPGTRVSLEEAEPPNSVELLREGDCDVALAFRYEGAAGAEEWDDLVVRPLLTDRLVALVPDGHRLARAESAGPVAIGELARESWIAGCPRCRGQLVEVCEGAGFTPRIDFATDDYPAVVGLVGAGLGVAVLPQLAVESVRPRGVRTVTLEPAVRREIVALSLPDLAQVPAVAATLDELARAAARLSAARGPNPSENPLR, encoded by the coding sequence GTGATCGAGGCTCGTCATCTCCGTGTGCTGCGCGCCGTGGCATCGACCGGTTCCTTCTCCGCCGCCGGGCGCGAGCTGGGCTGCACCCAGCCCGCCGTCAGCCAGCAGATGAAGGCCCTGGAGTCCTCCGTCGGCACCCCCCTGCTCGTCCGCACCGGGCGTGAGATGCGCCTCACCCAGGCCGGTGAGGCGCTGGTGAGGCACGCCGCCGGGATCATCGCGGGGCTCACGGCCGCCGAGGAGGAGGTCGCCGCCATCGCCGGGCTGCGCGCCGGCCGGGTCCGGCTGGTCTCCTTCCCCAGCGGCAGTTCCGCCCTCGTACCCAACGCCCTGGCCGCCCTGCGTGCCGCGCACCCCGGCACCCGGGTCTCCCTGGAGGAGGCCGAGCCGCCGAACTCCGTCGAGCTGCTCCGCGAGGGCGACTGCGACGTGGCGCTCGCCTTCCGCTACGAGGGTGCGGCGGGCGCGGAGGAGTGGGACGACCTCGTCGTACGGCCGTTGCTGACCGACCGCCTGGTGGCGCTGGTCCCCGACGGGCATCGGCTGGCCCGCGCGGAGTCCGCCGGGCCCGTGGCCATCGGAGAGCTGGCCCGGGAGTCCTGGATCGCGGGCTGCCCCCGCTGCCGGGGCCAGCTGGTCGAGGTCTGCGAGGGAGCCGGCTTCACCCCCCGCATCGACTTCGCGACCGACGACTACCCGGCCGTCGTCGGCCTGGTCGGCGCCGGCCTGGGCGTGGCCGTCCTGCCCCAGCTCGCCGTCGAGTCCGTACGGCCCCGCGGTGTGCGCACGGTGACGCTGGAGCCGGCGGTGCGGCGGGAGATCGTCGCGCTCAGCCTGCCCGACCTGGCCCAGGTGCCCGCGGTGGCGGCGACGCTGGACGAGCTGGCCCGTGCGGCCGCGCGCCTGTCGGCGGCACGTGGGCCGAACCCCTCTGAGAATCCCCTGCGCTGA